From the Lacipirellulaceae bacterium genome, the window TGAGCGCCAATTGTCCTCGCCGATCGTGATTTGTCACGGAGATGAGCCGCATAGCGATTGACTCCATCTGCCGTGATGTCTGATGCAACTTCAAATCCAGCAAACTCAGCGATCCAGAGGATGAATTTGAGCGTGCTCTCAATATGCTTGTCAGTGCGGTTTGCGGCGCGAAGCTTGTTCTCATAATCCTCTAAATGAGCCTTGATGGAACGACTTGCCTGCTGGCTGATTTCATCCAGTGCCGAGTCGACAACACCTTCGCGACGCAAAGCCACCTCTGCCTCCAGCTTCCTCGCGATCCGCTCAGCAACCGCCTTGTCGGTAGTCCGAGTCGATTTGCTCCGGCGTTTCCCGGTGTGGTCGTACCATTGCACGTGGTAGGGTCCCTTGGCTTTGGGGCCGCCACGCTTAAAAACTGTTGCCATGTTCTACCTTTCCTTCTTGCTTCGCAGCTCTAATTGAAAGTATTTGGCCAGCTTATCAGCCATATCAAGGCGCAAGCTCCCTTCACCTCTCGCAAATCTCATCAACGACTGTCGCTTCACTCCGGTCTCACGTTCTAATTCCTTGAACGATGCTGGGGAGTCATTGATTTTCCTGCGTAGGACATCGCTCAGTGTGTCGAAGGATCGTTGATTCTTAGGCATGCAATAGTTTTTACATGCCATGCTAGTCAATGTCAAATCGTATTAGTTCCTTGTCATCATTTGGGCGGTATCCAATGAATGCTCCACATCGACGACATGTGGTTCGGATCCAGCCTGGGCGTTCGGGAGCAGGCTCATCTTTCCAGTGAGAGCTGTCGACATGAGACGGGCACCGAGTTTGGTTTTTTACGACGGTAGGATTTGGAGGTTTTTGGTTCCAAGCCGCTTGCAACTCAGCAAGTACATTAGGAGGAGTATACATACCAGTAACATGTTTCTTGTTTAGGGATCCGCTGTCCGCGTAGCGGACGCAAAAGCGGATCCTTATGGTCCCTTATGGGAAATAGGAACTAATAGGTTCCTCAGTAAACGCACCGTAAGTTCCGCAGTGCTTACGAACACATTGGTTCCGCAGTCAACTTATGTGTCGGGTAATGGCAGAACGCTATAGCGGGACGATCCCCGGTTCAAGCCGCCTTGATAGACCACCCTCAACAAGCCTCGTTTCTCTAGGCGTTTAATCGCCTTGGCAGCGCCGCGTACCGAGAGGCCGCCACGTCGGGCAATATCAGCTTGTGAAGTGCGAGCCGTACCGTTGCGAGTATCGCGGTAGAGAATCATCCACACAGCAATATCACCCCGGCAGAGCGTCGCTAGCGTTTCGTCGATGAACTGATTGAGCGTAGCGAAACGGTTGGCGGCTCGCTTGCGGGTTGTCTTAGGCTTGATCTCTGGTTCCCGGCAACTTGTTAGGTTGCGTGTGTCGGTCGATTCCAAGGGGGGCAGCACTTCGCAGCCGTCGAGTTTAGGGGCTTCGCTCATTGCTCGACCCCACTGTTATCGCCGTCGCTGGCCGCTTCGGTCTGATTCCAGAGATTCGCCAGCGCCGCTGTCAACTTACCGTCGGGCTTGGTTGTTGGCGTTGCGGTTGCGGGCGTGAACGATTGCCGCTGGCGGTCGAAATGCAACAGCAGGTCGCGGGGCTCGGTGTGGCGTGCTTTTAAGTGCCGCAGGTGAACTGTCTCCGCATCCTTGGCGTCGGGCGTGAGAATGAACGCATCATCCGCCCCGAACTCCAGCTCGCTACTCTCTCGGAAGCTGGCCAGCGACAACGAATCCCCCGCATAGCTACTGCGGCCTTGCCGATCCTTCTGACGACTGACCGCCGCGACGACGATCACGGCCAGCCCCGCGTCGGCAAACTGCCGCAGATAGTTCATCGTGGCATCGACACTGCCGCGGCGGTCGTTGTGCTGCCCCGGTGGTGTAATGCGTTGGATGTAGTCGAGCGTCAATACGTCCGCCCCGAACGCATCACACGCGGCAGCAATGTTGGCCAGGTCGAACGGCGGACGCACGAAACAAAGTCGGTCGGCTATCGCTTCGAGCGTGTTCAACGCTTGGTCGAGCCGATCTGCATGTTGGCCGTCGAGCTTGCGATAGCGAATCGATTCCGCATCGATCCCCGAAAGCCTTGCCAGTTGCCGGTCGAGTAGCACGCTAGGCGGCATCTCGATGTTGCACACGCACCAGCGTAATTCGGGATTCAATCGCAGCCCGTCAATCACGCATTGCATCGTGAACGCGGTTTTCCCTGCCCCCGGTGCTCCGCCGAATAGCGTCACCAGTTTGGGCCCTAGTTCGATGCGAGCCAGTTCCGCGTCGCCCACTGGATACAGCGTGGGCGGTTGCCCGGTCAGCACGTCGTCACGCCAGGTTGAAAACACGTCGGACGCGCTTTGCCACTTTCCACTGTTTTGGTCGATGCTGTTCATGGCGTTCCCCCTTCGACTATGACGCGATTCAATCCGCAGTCGATCTGTCGTCGCACTTCACTAGGTGAAAGCCCCGAATCGAGTGCCGATTCCGTCAGCAACGCATGGGCTAACGCACCAGGGCAACGGAACTCCGCCAGGTTTGCCGCCGCACTGAACAGCAAGCGGTGCCGGTCGCCTACGGTCGCCCCGTTGCGTAAGAATTCCAACGTCGCACGGTTGAGCGTCGCATCGCTGGCACCGCTGGCGAGTGCTTGTTGACGTTGCCGCATCGCTTCCCGTTCGTTTGCGACTTGGTGGGCGGCTTGCTGCCAGTCGCTCATAGCGGTTTGATTCTTGGCGACTAAATTTGTCGGCAGCTCGAACGGTTCGGGCGTCTCGGCATACTGTGCGATGCGCCCCGTTGCCAAGTGCAACAGTTCCTCGAACTGGAAACGCCGCTTGTGCAGCCCTGTTTTCGGGTGGCGGCTATTGGGGGCTCGGAAGGCGCGCACGCAATCGTAAACGCCGCTGTCGATCTCGATTCCTGCCAAAGTCGCAACGTGCTCGGCAAACTGTCGGGCGATACGATGAAACAACGCGGACCCGTCAGGAGTGAACAACGCCGTTGGTAGTCCGACGTGAAACCCCTTGGAGCCGCTGAAGAAAATCAGCAGGGCATCGTCGTCGAGCCGGTAGCGTTCGATCAGTACCGCGCAGAGCGACTTAGCAGCTTTGTGGGCGTGTTCCAGATCGTCGGCGGCATCAATATCGAACCAGAGCCAGGGCGTCCAGCACGGCCCGCTATAGCCCTTGGTAGTTCCGGTGGTCGTCAAGTGTTCGCGGAACGCCTCGCCAAACGTGAACGCAGACAAGTACGCTTCTCGCCCCACTTCGGCGCGTGCGTCGCATTGGCAATAGGCCGAGAAAGCGGCTGGCCAATCGACCAGCCGCCGCTCGCTGCGACAATCTCCAAGAATGCGAAAACCATAGTGGTGAGTTTCGTTGCTCATTGGTCGCCCCCTTCAGCTTGCAGTTTCGCTGCGCCGAAATTGAACGACGTATCCGCGTCGTCGCCTTGGTCGTCGCTACAGTCGTCCGCCGGTGCGAACGGGTCCACTTCCGGCGGATCAATTCCTAGAACCTCGAATAGGGTGACGCGATTGAATTCGCTACCGTCGTCGCCCTTACGCAACGCCAGTTTCACTCGACAACGAATTCCCAACGGCAAGGGTTTTTCGAGCTGTTCTAGAGAAGTAACGCCTAGCTTGTTGAGGTCTCGCTTCGTCATCGGCATGGCTGGTGCTGTTAACC encodes:
- a CDS encoding helix-turn-helix transcriptional regulator, coding for MPKNQRSFDTLSDVLRRKINDSPASFKELERETGVKRQSLMRFARGEGSLRLDMADKLAKYFQLELRSKKER
- a CDS encoding helix-turn-helix domain-containing protein yields the protein MSEAPKLDGCEVLPPLESTDTRNLTSCREPEIKPKTTRKRAANRFATLNQFIDETLATLCRGDIAVWMILYRDTRNGTARTSQADIARRGGLSVRGAAKAIKRLEKRGLLRVVYQGGLNRGSSRYSVLPLPDT
- a CDS encoding DnaB-like helicase C-terminal domain-containing protein; amino-acid sequence: MNSIDQNSGKWQSASDVFSTWRDDVLTGQPPTLYPVGDAELARIELGPKLVTLFGGAPGAGKTAFTMQCVIDGLRLNPELRWCVCNIEMPPSVLLDRQLARLSGIDAESIRYRKLDGQHADRLDQALNTLEAIADRLCFVRPPFDLANIAAACDAFGADVLTLDYIQRITPPGQHNDRRGSVDATMNYLRQFADAGLAVIVVAAVSRQKDRQGRSSYAGDSLSLASFRESSELEFGADDAFILTPDAKDAETVHLRHLKARHTEPRDLLLHFDRQRQSFTPATATPTTKPDGKLTAALANLWNQTEAASDGDNSGVEQ
- a CDS encoding DNA primase, whose translation is MSNETHHYGFRILGDCRSERRLVDWPAAFSAYCQCDARAEVGREAYLSAFTFGEAFREHLTTTGTTKGYSGPCWTPWLWFDIDAADDLEHAHKAAKSLCAVLIERYRLDDDALLIFFSGSKGFHVGLPTALFTPDGSALFHRIARQFAEHVATLAGIEIDSGVYDCVRAFRAPNSRHPKTGLHKRRFQFEELLHLATGRIAQYAETPEPFELPTNLVAKNQTAMSDWQQAAHQVANEREAMRQRQQALASGASDATLNRATLEFLRNGATVGDRHRLLFSAAANLAEFRCPGALAHALLTESALDSGLSPSEVRRQIDCGLNRVIVEGGTP